The following nucleotide sequence is from Wolbachia endosymbiont (group E) of Neria commutata.
TTTCTCATACCTTTGCGCTTCCTTGTGTACCTTGCTAACCAAAGGACACGTTGCATCGATAACTTGAATATCCTTTTTTTTAGCTTCGTCTTCTATACTCTTGGATACTCCATGTGCACTAAATATCAGTATTCCCCCATTATCCTTGATTTCATCAATACTGTTTACAAAAACCACTCCTTGTCTCTTGAAATCCTCTACTATATACTTATTGTGAACAATTTCGTGTAGCACATACACTTGGCACTTGTTTCGGTATTTTTCTAAAGTAATAGCTAATATGTCTACAGCTCTTTTTACTCCAGCACAAAAGCCTCGTGGTTCAGCTAAGATAATTTCCATCTTTTTTAAATCAAATAAATATGAAAGTGTTACTTAAAAACAAGCTCCGCTCGTTATACTTTATAGTACCATTGTTTGTATTTTATATAATAATTATTTTTCGTATTTTCTCTTTAACATTTGATCATCAGAGTGTTCCTGAGGATTTAAAACAGATTAACAAAGCATATAAGCAACCAGATATTTTGGATAGAAATGGAGTAGTAATCGCAACAAATGTACCTACAACGTCACTATATATAAACCCAACTAAAGTGAAGAATCCGGAAGGCATAGCAGAACAATTGTGTTCCGTTTTTAACGACCTCAAATATGAGAATCTATATAAATTACTTACTTCAAAAAAAAAATTTGCTTGGATAAAACGGCATTTAACTCCTAAAGAATTGCTAGTAATAAAAAATACTGGCGTGCCAGGAATAAATTTTTACGATGATATAAAACGCATATACCCACACAGTAACTTATTTGCGCATGTGCTTGGTTATACTGATATAGATGGCAACGGTATTGCTGGCATTGAGGCATATATAAGCAAAAACATATGGACTTCAGCGTCACGCGCTGGGATGACATCTGATCGGCATATTCAGCTATCGCTGGATTTACGAGTGCAAAATGTAGTACATGATGAATTAGCCAAAGCTATTAATAAATACCAAGCGCTAGGAGGAGTGGGAATTGTTTTAAATGTGAAAAATAGTGAAATCATTTCCATGGTTAGTCTACCTGACTTTAATCCCAATCTTCAGAACAAGGCAGAAGATGCACAAAAATTCAACCGTGCTAGCCTTGGAGTGTATGAGATGGGATCGGTGCTGAAATTCTTTACAATAGCTGCAGCGCTTGATGCAAATGTTACAAAAATTAGCGATCTATATGACGTATCAAACCCGATTACTATTGGAAAATATAAGATCCATGATTTTCACAAATCTAAAATTCCAAAAATCACAGTACGAGATATATTTATCAAATCATCCAACATTGGTGCAGCAAAAATTGCGGCTAAATTAGGTGTTGAAAAACAAGTAGAATATTTTAAAGCTATGAAGCTATTTTCTCCTTTAAAAATAGAAATTCCAGAAAAATCTATGCCAATAGTACCAAGTAGATGGAGTGAAAGTACGCTAATCACAGCATCATACGGTTACGGAGTAGCCGTTACTCCTATGCATATCGCACAAACTGCAGCTGGACTGGTTAATGATGGAATATTTCACAACGCAACTTTTATATTGGATAAAAAAAGCATTGGAGAACAAATCCTCACAAGAAGAACTTCCAGAGAGCTGCGAAAATTGTTACGTGCAGCAGTAACAGATGGAACTGGCACAAGAGCCAACATAAAAGCATATTCAATAGGAGGAAAAACCGGATCAGCAGAAAAAGTCATAAATGGTAAATACGATAAGAATGCAAACATAGCATCTTTTATAGGAGTGCTAACTACGCTTGATCCAAGATATATAGTACTGATTGCCATTGATGAGCCGCATGGCACGAAATTTTCCACTGGAGGAATAATCGCCGCACCTGTGGTCAAAAATATTATAAGCAGAATAGCACCAATACTAAATGTTACGCCTGAAATGTAAAATTATAACGGCGTTATTGTAATTTTAAACGTATCACTGTCAGTATCTTTTTCAATATACCAAGAACCATCACCTTGCGTTATGAATTCATTGCCTTTAAGCCCTATTTTTTGACCATCAACAGCAATATTAATATTGAATGTTGCAGCATCTAGATTTACTGTAGCTTCTTTTCCGCTATCTGAAGTTAAACTAAAACTACCTAACACGATATCGCTAGGACTAACTCCTCCAGTATAAAAATCGCAATAACCGCCCGTACAATATTCACCTGCAATAGAGAAAATATTCGACATATAAAGTTCCTCAATATTTATTATTTAAATAAGCTACACACATTTTTTAAGCATGTATATCTATGATACAGATAGAAACATTAAATTCAACAACTAATTGCAAAATATCACATAATGTTTAGTTGAGCAAAAAGTTATCTGAATAAGACTTTGGTAGCATTTT
It contains:
- a CDS encoding penicillin-binding protein 2 produces the protein MKVLLKNKLRSLYFIVPLFVFYIIIIFRIFSLTFDHQSVPEDLKQINKAYKQPDILDRNGVVIATNVPTTSLYINPTKVKNPEGIAEQLCSVFNDLKYENLYKLLTSKKKFAWIKRHLTPKELLVIKNTGVPGINFYDDIKRIYPHSNLFAHVLGYTDIDGNGIAGIEAYISKNIWTSASRAGMTSDRHIQLSLDLRVQNVVHDELAKAINKYQALGGVGIVLNVKNSEIISMVSLPDFNPNLQNKAEDAQKFNRASLGVYEMGSVLKFFTIAAALDANVTKISDLYDVSNPITIGKYKIHDFHKSKIPKITVRDIFIKSSNIGAAKIAAKLGVEKQVEYFKAMKLFSPLKIEIPEKSMPIVPSRWSESTLITASYGYGVAVTPMHIAQTAAGLVNDGIFHNATFILDKKSIGEQILTRRTSRELRKLLRAAVTDGTGTRANIKAYSIGGKTGSAEKVINGKYDKNANIASFIGVLTTLDPRYIVLIAIDEPHGTKFSTGGIIAAPVVKNIISRIAPILNVTPEM